A genomic region of Saprospiraceae bacterium contains the following coding sequences:
- a CDS encoding T9SS type A sorting domain-containing protein: MLRFIRYSKLLVLILLVSGIRLTVSGQTSDDVSLYLVDKGWAGDTNLIELRVTGFKNISAFQFSFRDENRLGQLVGVDQIRLPNLGPSNFNFQSGFNALTVSWDFAVLGATLPDGEVLFRIKWLSDSTKLHCYEISNAPILIEFLDENAQSLNVTTFKSCQIVQFIPTYLNVFRDQNLNCVYDNQEFIISDYTIVDSFNGRSRVLKNPQLLGFSKADYGFHYFSVTPASPLWNSCNRTQVLYIDSSTQIISIQFGLQPLADCPLLNVDLSSPVVRRCVDYPYQINYQNTGTLPESNAVIRITLDSFMIYKGANIPASLVQWPFVEFNLGLLDVFQSGSFQIMVELDCNRTIVGQTHCIKAEILPKIDCIQSQNWSKANLEVAAACADGKVKFRILNSGEQNMSEPSQYWIVEDDIMPGLKKNVLLNKDAFLDLEYPANGKTYRLIVDQVAFHPRQSKPSVVIEGCGRNQQGDFSRGYVLQFPEDEEDLHIAIDCQESRGSFDPNDKMAWPRGYGLEQFVEPNRQIEYRIRFQNTGNDTAFQVTLLDSLDEWLDLTSFTPTGSSHPYKYSLIGQQLKVVFDKISLPYKAVDENGSQGYFSYSLKPLAAVPLKTKVFNTAAIIFDINAAVITNTTLHTISKDFIVVDTKSPAGPEKHLMNIFPNPNTGFFQITTEGLKQNGVLSIVNAYGKTCFRQTWQGPSFQFNLNQKLAPGLYFRKLENQKGVIEQDKLLVIPAE; this comes from the coding sequence ATGTTAAGATTTATCAGGTACAGTAAACTATTGGTTTTGATTCTGCTTGTAAGTGGGATCAGGCTCACCGTCTCCGGTCAGACTTCGGATGATGTGTCGCTCTATCTGGTCGACAAGGGGTGGGCGGGTGATACCAACCTGATTGAACTCAGGGTTACAGGTTTCAAAAATATATCTGCGTTTCAGTTTAGCTTTAGAGATGAGAACAGGTTGGGGCAGTTGGTTGGGGTTGATCAAATCAGATTGCCAAATTTAGGTCCATCCAATTTCAATTTTCAATCGGGATTTAATGCGCTAACCGTTTCTTGGGATTTTGCAGTTCTGGGTGCCACATTGCCCGATGGAGAAGTATTGTTTCGCATCAAGTGGCTTTCCGATTCCACCAAACTGCATTGTTATGAAATTTCCAATGCGCCCATCCTGATTGAGTTTCTGGATGAAAATGCACAAAGTTTGAATGTGACCACATTCAAGAGTTGTCAGATCGTTCAATTTATACCTACTTACCTGAATGTCTTCCGCGATCAAAATTTGAATTGCGTTTATGATAATCAGGAATTTATTATTTCTGATTATACGATAGTAGATAGTTTTAATGGTAGAAGTCGAGTATTAAAGAATCCGCAATTGCTGGGATTCTCCAAAGCTGATTATGGATTTCATTATTTTAGCGTGACGCCTGCTTCTCCTTTATGGAACAGTTGCAACAGAACTCAGGTACTGTACATTGACAGCAGCACTCAAATTATCAGTATTCAGTTTGGCCTTCAGCCATTGGCAGATTGTCCTTTATTGAATGTAGATCTGAGTTCACCTGTTGTGAGAAGGTGCGTTGATTATCCATATCAAATCAATTATCAGAATACCGGAACATTACCGGAAAGTAACGCAGTGATCCGTATCACGCTGGATTCATTTATGATCTATAAAGGAGCAAACATACCGGCTTCCCTGGTACAATGGCCCTTTGTTGAATTTAATTTGGGTTTGCTTGATGTTTTTCAGTCAGGCTCATTTCAGATAATGGTTGAATTGGATTGTAACCGAACCATAGTAGGTCAAACGCATTGCATTAAAGCAGAAATATTACCAAAAATAGATTGCATTCAATCACAAAATTGGTCTAAAGCAAATCTCGAAGTAGCTGCGGCCTGTGCTGATGGAAAAGTCAAATTCAGAATTCTGAATTCAGGCGAGCAGAATATGTCAGAGCCTTCTCAGTACTGGATCGTAGAAGACGATATTATGCCGGGACTCAAGAAAAATGTCCTGCTCAACAAAGATGCTTTTTTGGATTTGGAATATCCGGCCAATGGGAAAACCTATCGCCTGATCGTTGACCAGGTAGCTTTTCATCCGCGTCAATCCAAACCCAGTGTAGTTATTGAAGGATGTGGAAGAAATCAGCAGGGAGATTTCAGCAGAGGGTATGTATTGCAATTTCCCGAGGATGAAGAGGATCTGCATATCGCCATTGACTGCCAGGAATCCAGAGGATCTTTTGACCCCAACGATAAAATGGCCTGGCCACGTGGATATGGACTTGAACAATTTGTTGAACCCAATCGCCAAATTGAATACAGAATTCGTTTTCAAAATACGGGAAATGACACTGCTTTTCAAGTGACCCTGTTAGACAGTCTGGATGAATGGCTTGATCTGACAAGTTTTACCCCTACAGGCTCATCACATCCTTACAAATACAGTTTGATTGGTCAGCAATTAAAAGTAGTTTTTGATAAAATATCATTGCCTTATAAAGCAGTTGACGAAAATGGCTCGCAAGGATATTTCAGTTATTCTTTAAAGCCTCTTGCCGCGGTTCCTTTAAAAACAAAAGTATTTAATACTGCAGCAATAATATTCGATATAAATGCAGCCGTAATCACAAACACCACCCTACATACGATATCCAAAGATTTTATTGTGGTTGATACTAAATCACCTGCCGGTCCTGAAAAACACTTGATGAACATCTTTCCTAATCCCAACACTGGTTTTTTCCAGATAACGACTGAGGGCCTGAAACAAAATGGAGTATTAAGCATCGTGAATGCTTATGGGAAAACCTGTTTCAGGCAAACATGGCAAGGGCCATCTTTCCAGTTTAACTTGAACCAAAAATTGGCTCCCGGATTGTATTTCAGAAAACTTGAAAATCAAAAAGGAGTCATCGAACAAGATAAATTGTTGGTCATACCAGCTGAATAA
- the lysA gene encoding diaminopimelate decarboxylase: MELQNGEYTIQNLKALDLVEKYHTPFYVYDTSIIKRQIDRLKNAFDVPDLGIHFACKALNNINILKLMQQWGVGLDCVSVQEIWTGMKAGFKPEQIIYTPNCVGPDEVEMAIKLGVQINIDHIETLEYIGHHYPGTKVGIRLNPHDMAGGNEKISVGHIDSKFGISIYQMPLVLRLVDALKLKINGLHMHTGSDILDAGVFSLASEILYDAARKFKDLEFIDFGSGIKVPYKPDDVCTDIEELGQVLSKSFNAFCKEYGRQLKLYFEPGKYLVSECGYFFVKTNVIKQTPSTVFAGVDSGLNHLIRPMFYDSYHYIFNVSNPNGKPRVYNIVGYICETDTFANNRVVSEIHPGDILCFKNAGAYCFTMASNYNSRFRPAEVMIHEGNDYLIREREVLEDLLRHQVLVI; this comes from the coding sequence ATGGAACTTCAGAATGGCGAATACACGATCCAGAATTTAAAGGCGCTAGACCTGGTTGAGAAATACCACACGCCATTTTACGTTTACGATACCTCCATCATCAAAAGACAAATTGACAGGTTGAAAAATGCATTCGATGTACCAGACCTGGGTATTCACTTTGCCTGCAAAGCTTTGAACAATATCAATATTTTAAAGCTGATGCAACAATGGGGCGTTGGTTTGGATTGCGTTTCTGTTCAGGAGATATGGACTGGAATGAAGGCCGGTTTTAAACCCGAGCAAATTATTTATACTCCAAATTGCGTTGGCCCTGATGAAGTGGAAATGGCCATTAAACTCGGGGTTCAAATCAACATTGATCATATTGAAACATTAGAATACATAGGTCATCACTATCCGGGAACCAAAGTTGGGATCCGCTTAAATCCGCATGATATGGCCGGAGGAAATGAAAAAATATCAGTAGGTCATATCGATAGCAAGTTTGGCATATCCATTTATCAAATGCCTTTAGTGCTTCGTCTGGTTGATGCACTAAAACTCAAGATCAACGGTTTGCATATGCATACAGGCTCTGACATTCTTGATGCAGGAGTCTTTAGCCTGGCTTCTGAAATTTTGTACGATGCAGCAAGAAAATTTAAAGACCTGGAATTTATTGATTTTGGAAGTGGGATAAAAGTTCCATATAAACCGGATGATGTTTGTACCGATATTGAAGAGCTTGGACAAGTCTTATCAAAATCTTTTAATGCATTCTGTAAAGAGTATGGCAGACAATTGAAACTGTATTTCGAACCCGGAAAATACCTCGTATCAGAATGTGGTTACTTTTTTGTAAAAACAAATGTCATCAAACAAACACCCTCTACTGTTTTTGCAGGCGTCGATTCAGGTTTAAATCATTTGATCCGTCCAATGTTTTATGATTCTTATCACTACATTTTCAATGTAAGCAATCCAAATGGCAAACCAAGAGTCTATAATATTGTGGGTTACATCTGCGAAACAGATACTTTCGCCAACAACCGCGTCGTGTCCGAAATTCATCCCGGTGATATTCTATGTTTTAAAAATGCAGGTGCCTACTGCTTCACTATGGCTTCCAATTATAATTCGAGATTCAGACCGGCAGAAGTCATGATCCATGAAGGCAATGATTATCTCATACGGGAGCGGGAGGTGTTGGAGGATTTATTAAGACATCAGGTGTTGGTAATTTGA
- the galK gene encoding galactokinase, translated as MHTTFKLQFKKHFDQDPIMVYRAPGRINIIGEHTDYNEGLCLPAAIDKSIYFGLIPSNETLIYSFDQQNSWYPGQTSNLPNWAVYFQGILDLLKQRGFNWPYFKLGFGGDLPSGAGLSSSSAITCGFIALLDEFSSWNLNIRELTKFAVEGEKASGLHGGMMDQICIFNGRKDHALLIDCSNWNFTCIPAYLKAYSWLVVDTRVKHRLVETAYNNRSFSCIRINQNIASLFKDKKSISQLDGEQFIHLKTKLQPNDRSLAEYIVDENARVLKMVKAIEDQNILQAGMLLFEGHEGLRKKYKVSCTELDFLINYAKHSEIAAGARMMGGGFGGSTLHLLPETFVSDYQRRIQNAYKNRFGFRPLCFEANICNGLGRID; from the coding sequence GTGCATACAACATTCAAACTTCAATTTAAAAAACATTTTGATCAGGATCCCATCATGGTGTATAGGGCTCCCGGCAGAATCAATATCATAGGTGAACATACAGATTACAATGAGGGATTGTGTTTACCTGCTGCAATAGACAAATCTATTTATTTCGGTTTGATTCCTTCCAACGAAACGCTGATTTATTCATTTGATCAACAAAATAGCTGGTACCCCGGCCAAACATCTAATTTGCCAAACTGGGCTGTTTATTTTCAGGGGATTTTGGATTTACTCAAACAAAGAGGATTTAACTGGCCCTATTTCAAACTTGGCTTTGGTGGAGATTTACCAAGTGGTGCAGGATTGTCCTCCTCATCGGCAATCACCTGTGGATTCATTGCTTTGTTGGATGAATTTTCCTCGTGGAATTTAAATATTCGGGAATTAACAAAATTTGCAGTTGAAGGAGAAAAAGCCTCAGGTCTTCATGGTGGAATGATGGACCAAATTTGTATTTTCAACGGTCGAAAGGACCATGCATTATTGATCGATTGCTCCAATTGGAACTTTACCTGCATTCCGGCCTATTTAAAGGCTTATTCATGGCTCGTTGTTGACACTCGCGTAAAACATCGCCTGGTTGAGACCGCATATAATAACAGATCATTTTCTTGCATACGAATCAATCAAAACATAGCGTCTCTATTTAAAGATAAAAAGAGTATTTCACAATTGGATGGTGAACAATTCATACATTTAAAGACAAAACTTCAACCGAATGATAGATCACTTGCAGAATATATTGTCGATGAAAATGCCCGCGTATTAAAAATGGTGAAAGCTATTGAAGACCAAAACATTCTTCAAGCAGGAATGTTGCTTTTTGAAGGTCATGAGGGATTGCGAAAAAAATATAAAGTGAGTTGCACAGAACTTGATTTCCTTATAAATTATGCAAAACATAGCGAAATCGCTGCCGGGGCCCGTATGATGGGAGGTGGATTTGGAGGCAGCACTTTGCATTTATTGCCTGAAACATTTGTTTCCGATTATCAAAGAAGGATACAAAATGCTTATAAAAACAGATTTGGGTTCCGTCCACTTTGCTTTGAAGCCAACATCTGTAATGGCCTAGGCAGAATTGATTGA
- the arsM gene encoding arsenosugar biosynthesis arsenite methyltransferase ArsM: protein MNSYLETAHDVYAEAANNPQIGLCCTTTPVWQLPGLKIPTKMLEMNYGCGSTVHPRDLANEPTVLYVGIGGGMELLQFSYFSRKKSAVIGVDVVEDMINACQENLELAEHQNPWFQKEFVDIRKGNALALPLENHSVDIAAQNCLFNIFKVEELLQALREMYRVLKPNGKLIMSDPICEQAMSEELKNDARLRALCLTGAIPLQEYIQMITAVGFGTIEVRAKRAYRILSPQHYATSEIIYIESVEVAAIKDPMPPDGACVFTGKTAIYFGIDELFDDQKGHVLLQNQPLSVCDKTADALIKLNRNDIFISPSTYFYDGGGCC, encoded by the coding sequence ATGAATTCATATCTAGAAACCGCCCACGATGTTTATGCTGAGGCAGCCAACAATCCGCAAATAGGATTGTGTTGCACCACTACACCCGTTTGGCAATTGCCCGGCCTCAAAATTCCAACTAAAATGTTGGAAATGAATTATGGCTGTGGTTCAACTGTGCACCCCAGAGATCTGGCCAACGAACCAACAGTATTATATGTAGGCATTGGTGGCGGTATGGAGTTATTGCAGTTTTCATATTTTAGCAGAAAAAAATCAGCTGTCATTGGAGTGGATGTCGTCGAGGATATGATCAATGCTTGTCAAGAAAATCTGGAGCTTGCAGAACATCAAAATCCTTGGTTTCAAAAAGAATTTGTAGATATCCGAAAAGGGAATGCATTGGCATTACCTTTAGAGAATCATTCGGTTGATATCGCAGCCCAAAATTGTCTGTTTAATATTTTCAAAGTTGAAGAACTGTTACAGGCTTTAAGGGAAATGTACAGGGTTCTCAAACCAAATGGAAAACTTATCATGAGTGATCCCATCTGTGAACAAGCCATGTCTGAAGAATTGAAAAATGATGCACGACTCAGAGCCTTATGCCTGACCGGAGCTATACCACTCCAGGAGTACATTCAAATGATTACCGCAGTTGGTTTCGGTACCATCGAAGTCCGGGCCAAGAGAGCTTACCGCATTCTTTCACCGCAACATTATGCCACATCAGAAATCATTTATATTGAAAGTGTAGAAGTTGCAGCTATCAAGGATCCAATGCCGCCAGATGGCGCATGCGTGTTTACGGGAAAAACAGCCATTTACTTTGGAATAGATGAATTATTCGACGATCAAAAAGGTCATGTATTACTTCAAAATCAACCTTTGTCTGTTTGCGATAAGACGGCAGATGCATTGATCAAGTTGAACCGCAATGATATTTTTATTTCGCCATCCACTTACTTTTATGATGGCGGAGGTTGTTGTTAA
- a CDS encoding DEAD/DEAH box helicase — MNRTSVHHSPKKSESRSPRAQFRTNPTGKKKQNRFKTIDPVHFAKKSNPEVANSYVASMMIKDMPVDSSIIENLLRKKYSHPTEIQEKAFEAILKGSDFLGLAKTGTGKTAAFLVPLVQNLLSNNASHQILIITPTRELALQIEEEYKSITLGLKLFCHCFIGGTPVEADIRKLRLPAQVIIGTPGRIADLVMQRKLNMQLFSVLVLDEFDRLLDMGFSRDVMELVGKMTHRKQTILFSATEDATQRNLMNSLLKHPVEVKLYTGHAASDLVDQEIVALKPGENKMDVLIKMLQDKAFIKVMVFAETKHLVKRLTARLKMSGIRADDIHGNKSQNQRIRTLDAFKMKKIQVLVATDVASRGLDITDVSHVINFQEPKNLDSYVHRIGRTGRAGKSGKAYTFIGG, encoded by the coding sequence ATGAACCGTACAAGCGTACACCATTCCCCCAAAAAATCAGAATCGCGCTCGCCAAGAGCTCAATTCCGAACCAATCCAACAGGCAAGAAAAAACAAAACCGGTTTAAAACAATAGATCCGGTTCACTTTGCAAAAAAATCAAATCCGGAAGTAGCGAATAGTTACGTAGCCAGTATGATGATTAAAGATATGCCGGTTGATTCCAGTATTATTGAAAATCTATTGCGCAAAAAATATTCGCACCCAACAGAAATTCAGGAAAAAGCTTTTGAAGCCATCTTAAAGGGCTCGGATTTTCTGGGTCTTGCGAAAACAGGAACGGGAAAAACAGCAGCATTCCTCGTTCCATTGGTCCAAAATTTATTAAGCAATAATGCTTCACATCAAATTTTGATCATTACGCCTACACGCGAATTGGCATTACAAATTGAAGAAGAATATAAATCCATAACACTGGGATTAAAACTTTTTTGTCATTGTTTTATTGGCGGAACTCCAGTGGAAGCAGATATTCGAAAATTGCGTCTTCCGGCTCAGGTCATTATTGGTACTCCGGGAAGAATAGCAGATCTGGTCATGCAGCGAAAATTGAATATGCAATTGTTCAGTGTACTTGTACTTGATGAATTTGATCGATTGCTAGATATGGGATTCTCAAGAGATGTAATGGAATTGGTTGGTAAAATGACGCATCGCAAACAAACCATTTTATTTTCTGCTACAGAAGATGCTACACAGCGTAACTTGATGAATAGTTTGTTAAAACACCCTGTTGAAGTCAAACTTTATACAGGACATGCTGCGAGTGACCTTGTTGATCAGGAAATCGTGGCTCTAAAGCCGGGTGAAAACAAAATGGATGTATTGATCAAAATGCTACAGGATAAAGCATTCATTAAAGTAATGGTTTTCGCTGAAACAAAACATTTGGTTAAACGATTGACCGCGAGGCTCAAAATGTCTGGTATTCGGGCGGATGATATTCACGGAAATAAATCACAAAATCAACGTATCCGTACACTTGATGCCTTTAAAATGAAAAAAATTCAAGTGCTCGTTGCAACAGATGTTGCATCCAGAGGACTTGATATCACGGATGTGAGCCATGTAATCAACTTTCAGGAACCTAAAAACCTCGACAGCTATGTTCACCGAATTGGCAGAACAGGTCGTGCCGGTAAAAGCGGTAAAGCGTATACGTTTATTGGAGGGTAG
- a CDS encoding DUF2892 domain-containing protein → MNRTQIIRLFAGALILISVSLAHFLHPNWMFLAVFVGLNLFQSALTKWCLLEDILKKLKVKGECE, encoded by the coding sequence ATGAACAGAACACAAATTATTCGATTGTTTGCAGGTGCATTGATACTAATATCTGTAAGTCTTGCACATTTTCTGCATCCAAACTGGATGTTCCTTGCCGTATTCGTAGGCTTGAATTTATTCCAGTCAGCACTCACCAAATGGTGTCTTTTGGAAGATATCTTAAAAAAATTAAAAGTAAAAGGGGAATGTGAATAG
- a CDS encoding efflux RND transporter permease subunit, which translates to MNKGISGQIAEVFIKSKLTILLMLVFLAIGIYSTMLIPREEEPQIKIPIADVFVSYPGANPKEVESRVVQPLEKMISNIKGVEYVYSTSMNGQAMLVVQYYVGEDIERSIVKLYDEINKNADKMPMGVSAPLIKTRSIDDVPMMSLTMWSDSQDDYQIKQLGQELANEIKKINEVAQVQLIGGRDRQLIVHLDKNKLSAQGLDILNVAQQIKLSNVQQQSGLLVSNDQEIPIETGQFLSSIEDVENIIVGIKSNKPVYLHQVAKVSDGPETSKNYVSFGFGAANATLKQKYNSEYPSVTLAISKKKGSDAMSIAEKIQEKQQDLKKTLITDDIQVTETRNYGASASEKVSELLMHLVIAILAATLLVMFAMGWRGGLVVFLSVPTTFALTLFAYYFMDYTLNRITLFALVFVVGIVVDDSIIIAENMHRHFKNKKLPFHQAALYAINEVGNPTILATFTVIAAILPMAFVSGLMGPYMSPMPVGASIAMLFSLVIALTITPYLGYIFLKEEAKHEEKPSDEEIEMHHNKTYKIYQKFLLPLLNSRSKRYLFLISTGVILLLSMLAFAFKGVAVKMLPFDNKNEFQVVIDMPEGTTLERTAVVARELSQYLSGQSEVLSYQTYVGTSSPITFNGLVRHYDVRKGSHLGDIQVNLTPKNERDEQSHDLAKKYRPGLQQIAKKYNANVKVVEVPPGPPVLSTIVAEIYGDDYEKQIAIAEQAKKLIAETPDVVDVDWYVEESQAKINFEIDKSKVMQYGVSATQIVQTLQMALGSPIISTLYDPKSIQAVGIVLRIDDPQKTNIDDLKSITVVNQQGQVMPVGDLINIKQSKQDVNIYRKNQKRVVYVVADMAGKLESPVYAILDISEKLKSIELPKGYSLQESFNEQPKDESNFTIKWDGEWQITYEVFRDLGIAFAVVIFVIYLLIVGWFQNFKVPIIMMTAIPLSLIGIVAGHWLMDAYFTATSMIGFIALAGVMVRNSVLLIDFVNIRLRDGIPIKEAILEAGAVRTTPILLTAGAVAIGAVVILFDPIFQGLAISLIGGTIASTVLTLIVVPVLYYMVEKRNYK; encoded by the coding sequence ATTAATAAAGGGATTTCCGGGCAAATCGCCGAGGTATTTATCAAATCTAAACTCACGATTCTGCTCATGCTTGTTTTTTTAGCTATTGGTATTTATTCGACCATGTTGATACCAAGAGAGGAAGAACCTCAGATAAAAATTCCGATCGCAGATGTTTTTGTCTCCTATCCGGGAGCCAATCCTAAAGAAGTTGAATCCAGGGTGGTTCAACCTTTGGAAAAAATGATCTCCAATATTAAGGGTGTTGAATATGTATATTCCACATCCATGAATGGTCAGGCCATGTTAGTCGTTCAATACTATGTTGGTGAAGACATCGAAAGATCTATCGTAAAACTTTACGATGAAATCAACAAAAATGCAGATAAGATGCCTATGGGCGTCAGTGCCCCATTAATCAAAACCCGATCTATTGATGATGTTCCAATGATGTCACTCACCATGTGGAGTGATTCACAGGATGATTATCAGATTAAACAGCTTGGACAAGAACTGGCCAATGAAATAAAAAAAATAAATGAAGTTGCTCAGGTCCAATTAATCGGCGGAAGAGACAGACAACTCATCGTCCACCTGGATAAAAACAAACTTTCTGCACAAGGACTGGATATCCTGAATGTGGCTCAGCAAATCAAACTCAGCAATGTTCAACAGCAAAGCGGATTGCTCGTAAGCAATGATCAGGAAATTCCAATTGAGACGGGTCAATTTCTTTCAAGCATTGAAGATGTTGAAAATATTATTGTTGGAATAAAATCCAATAAACCTGTTTACTTGCATCAAGTAGCCAAAGTGAGCGATGGCCCGGAGACTTCTAAAAATTATGTGAGTTTTGGTTTTGGTGCTGCAAACGCAACATTAAAACAAAAGTATAATTCGGAGTATCCTTCTGTTACCCTTGCGATTTCCAAGAAAAAAGGTTCTGATGCAATGTCTATTGCCGAAAAAATTCAGGAAAAACAACAGGATCTTAAAAAAACGCTGATTACGGACGACATACAGGTAACCGAGACGCGCAATTACGGAGCATCTGCATCTGAAAAAGTTTCTGAGTTGCTGATGCATTTAGTGATTGCAATCCTTGCAGCTACATTATTGGTCATGTTTGCAATGGGCTGGAGAGGTGGATTGGTGGTATTTCTGTCGGTACCCACGACTTTTGCACTTACCCTTTTTGCTTATTACTTCATGGATTATACCCTAAATCGAATTACCTTATTTGCACTTGTTTTCGTCGTTGGTATTGTAGTCGATGATAGCATCATTATCGCAGAAAACATGCACCGACATTTTAAAAACAAAAAGCTGCCTTTTCACCAGGCAGCACTTTATGCCATCAATGAAGTAGGAAATCCAACGATTCTGGCAACATTTACTGTGATTGCCGCAATACTTCCCATGGCTTTTGTGTCAGGCCTCATGGGACCATATATGAGTCCAATGCCTGTAGGAGCCTCCATCGCGATGTTATTTTCATTGGTCATTGCTCTTACCATCACACCGTATCTTGGATATATATTTTTAAAAGAAGAGGCAAAACATGAGGAAAAACCAAGTGATGAGGAAATCGAAATGCATCATAATAAAACCTATAAAATTTATCAAAAATTCCTCTTGCCTTTACTTAATTCAAGATCAAAGAGATATTTATTCCTGATATCTACCGGAGTTATTCTATTATTATCCATGTTGGCTTTTGCATTTAAAGGCGTTGCAGTAAAAATGCTGCCTTTTGATAACAAGAACGAATTTCAGGTGGTCATAGATATGCCTGAAGGTACCACCCTCGAAAGAACAGCTGTAGTGGCAAGGGAACTCTCACAATATCTTTCAGGGCAATCCGAAGTTTTATCCTATCAAACTTATGTTGGAACATCTTCGCCGATTACATTTAATGGATTGGTAAGACATTATGATGTCCGTAAAGGATCTCATCTTGGTGATATTCAGGTAAACCTTACTCCTAAAAATGAACGCGACGAACAAAGTCATGATCTGGCAAAAAAATACAGACCCGGTCTTCAGCAAATTGCAAAGAAATACAATGCAAATGTAAAAGTGGTTGAAGTACCACCGGGGCCGCCCGTACTGAGTACGATTGTCGCTGAGATCTATGGTGATGACTATGAAAAACAAATTGCCATTGCCGAACAAGCTAAAAAATTGATCGCCGAAACGCCGGATGTGGTGGATGTAGATTGGTATGTTGAAGAATCGCAAGCCAAAATCAATTTTGAAATTGACAAATCAAAAGTAATGCAGTATGGAGTTTCAGCAACTCAAATTGTTCAGACCCTACAAATGGCCCTCGGATCTCCTATTATTTCCACATTGTATGACCCTAAATCCATCCAGGCTGTAGGCATTGTGCTGCGCATTGATGACCCTCAAAAAACAAACATCGATGATTTAAAAAGTATAACTGTTGTAAACCAGCAAGGACAAGTCATGCCGGTTGGCGATTTAATCAACATCAAACAAAGTAAACAAGATGTAAATATCTACCGCAAAAATCAAAAACGGGTTGTCTATGTAGTTGCAGATATGGCAGGTAAATTGGAAAGTCCGGTCTATGCTATTCTGGATATATCCGAAAAACTGAAATCAATTGAACTTCCAAAGGGATATAGCTTACAGGAAAGTTTTAATGAGCAACCCAAAGACGAAAGTAATTTCACAATCAAATGGGATGGAGAATGGCAGATCACCTATGAAGTGTTTCGGGATCTTGGAATCGCATTTGCAGTCGTCATTTTCGTGATCTACCTACTCATTGTAGGTTGGTTCCAAAATTTTAAAGTGCCGATAATCATGATGACCGCGATTCCATTAAGCTTGATTGGTATTGTAGCAGGTCATTGGTTGATGGATGCATATTTCACAGCAACTTCAATGATTGGTTTTATTGCGCTTGCAGGAGTAATGGTTCGCAACTCTGTTTTACTTATTGATTTTGTGAATATTCGTTTGCGGGATGGAATCCCTATAAAGGAAGCTATACTAGAAGCCGGTGCAGTGCGCACAACGCCGATATTGCTTACGGCAGGTGCGGTTGCCATTGGAGCCGTAGTGATTTTGTTCGATCCCATTTTCCAGGGATTGGCAATATCTCTGATTGGCGGTACGATAGCTTCAACAGTGCTTACCCTCATTGTCGTTCCCGTACTTTATTATATGGTTGAAAAAAGAAATTACAAGTAA